One Amycolatopsis sp. NBC_00355 genomic window carries:
- a CDS encoding LpqB family beta-propeller domain-containing protein → MKRVLLTLLCLVLLAGCANVPLESQPVVVSGDRQGQGQNVEAPDPPHDIDPLTLVRDFIGATLKPGQNNGAARAYLDDQGRAAWRPSRSLTIIQDTFGTVYDTEPQPDPSTQVVNVRGIDVGTLDQNSAFVPDYSSALLHVKVRKQPTGQWRIVDPPADLYATESDFSENYTAVPVVFYSESANTFVPDRRYVVAKPQAGLPSRVMDMLVNGPSTSLAGAVKNLLGEPVAIDTNVKSLDDGTLVIPLTGLTGVSDDIRNLIAAQIVLSLQYVTSARIRILADGAALVPNHPDWRQSDLPAYGAALSPSQDLLGLMTVGGRVRSLGDGAPIAGPAGNGGYDVVNAAQSIDGKRLAVVERAGGGVHLRIGDLGRELPQVNVAGSTLSRPTWRPGASEVWTVVDQLSVARIVLTPNGQWTPLTVNASDLIQQGSVSELRFSRDGARVAAVVGGQLWVASVVGSGGDSVSLREPRHLQPHDLQDVVDVDWLTQDTLVAVTSSVSQPVVRVTVDGQRLDAFNSSNLTTPVHGVTAAPSRPIVVADASGLWTASVLGEVWRPQNHSAKDADPFYPG, encoded by the coding sequence GTGAAACGCGTTCTGCTCACCCTGCTGTGCCTGGTGCTGCTGGCGGGCTGCGCCAACGTGCCGCTCGAATCCCAGCCGGTCGTGGTCTCGGGGGACCGCCAAGGTCAGGGCCAGAACGTCGAGGCGCCCGATCCGCCGCACGACATCGACCCGTTGACGCTGGTCCGCGACTTCATCGGCGCGACGCTCAAGCCGGGCCAGAACAACGGCGCCGCCCGCGCCTACCTGGACGACCAGGGCCGGGCGGCCTGGCGGCCCAGCCGCAGCCTGACGATCATCCAGGACACCTTCGGCACGGTCTACGACACCGAACCGCAGCCGGACCCGAGCACCCAGGTCGTCAACGTGCGCGGGATCGACGTCGGCACGCTCGACCAGAACAGCGCGTTCGTCCCGGACTACAGCTCGGCGCTGCTCCACGTGAAGGTGCGCAAGCAGCCGACCGGCCAGTGGCGGATCGTCGACCCGCCCGCCGACCTGTACGCGACCGAGTCCGACTTCAGCGAGAACTACACCGCGGTACCGGTCGTCTTCTATTCGGAGTCCGCCAACACGTTCGTCCCCGACCGGCGCTACGTCGTCGCGAAACCGCAGGCCGGGTTGCCGAGCCGGGTGATGGACATGCTGGTCAACGGCCCGTCGACGAGCCTGGCCGGGGCGGTGAAGAACCTGCTCGGCGAACCGGTGGCGATCGACACCAACGTCAAGAGCCTCGACGACGGGACGCTGGTGATCCCGCTGACCGGACTGACCGGCGTCAGCGACGACATCCGGAACCTGATCGCCGCGCAGATCGTGCTTTCGCTGCAGTACGTGACGTCGGCGCGGATCCGGATCCTCGCCGACGGCGCCGCGCTGGTGCCGAACCACCCGGACTGGCGCCAGAGCGACCTCCCCGCGTACGGCGCGGCGCTCTCGCCGAGCCAGGACCTGCTGGGTCTGATGACGGTCGGCGGCCGGGTCCGGTCCCTCGGCGACGGCGCCCCGATCGCCGGCCCGGCCGGCAACGGCGGTTACGACGTCGTCAACGCGGCCCAGTCGATCGACGGCAAGCGCCTCGCGGTGGTGGAGCGTGCCGGCGGCGGGGTCCACCTGCGGATCGGCGACCTCGGCCGCGAACTGCCGCAGGTCAACGTGGCCGGCAGCACCCTGAGCCGGCCGACGTGGCGCCCCGGCGCGTCCGAGGTGTGGACGGTGGTCGACCAGCTGTCGGTGGCCCGCATCGTGCTGACCCCGAACGGCCAGTGGACCCCGTTGACGGTGAACGCCTCCGACCTGATCCAGCAGGGCAGCGTCTCGGAGCTCCGGTTCTCCCGCGACGGCGCCCGCGTCGCCGCCGTGGTCGGCGGCCAGCTGTGGGTGGCGTCGGTGGTCGGCTCGGGCGGCGATTCGGTCAGCCTGCGCGAGCCCCGGCACCTGCAGCCCCACGACCTCCAGGACGTCGTCGACGTGGACTGGCTGACCCAGGACACCCTGGTCGCGGTGACGTCCAGCGTGTCGCAGCCGGTGGTCCGCGTGACGGTGGACGGCCAGCGGCTGGACGCGTTCAACAGCTCCAACCTGACCACCCCGGTCCACGGCGTCACAGCGGCCCCCAGCCGCCCGATCGTGGTAGCCGACGCCAGCGGCCTCTGGACGGCGTCGGTGCTCGGCGAGGTCTGGCGCCCCCAGAACCATTCGGCGAAGGACGCGGACCCCTTCTACCCGGGCTGA
- the hpf gene encoding ribosome hibernation-promoting factor, HPF/YfiA family, whose product MDIVVKGRNVEVPEHYRALVSEKLARLERYDRKVIRYDVELFHEPNRRQAKSCQRVEITGKGRGPAVRAEACAADFYAALDSAVTKLENRLRRTHDRRRVHYGRSRPESVAEATSVLPGGTSPAAASPAARTAVLDAPEAEPHTNGFASADEIALPQQQSWADDDLGHQPGRVVREKQHTADPMTVDQALYEMELVGHDFYLFNDSDAGRPSVVYRRKGFDYGVIRLG is encoded by the coding sequence ATGGACATCGTCGTTAAGGGCCGCAACGTAGAGGTGCCCGAGCACTATCGGGCACTCGTCAGCGAAAAGCTGGCCCGCCTCGAGCGCTACGACAGGAAAGTCATCCGGTACGACGTGGAGCTGTTCCACGAACCCAACCGGCGCCAGGCCAAGAGCTGCCAGCGCGTCGAAATCACCGGAAAGGGGCGTGGCCCGGCCGTACGCGCTGAAGCGTGTGCCGCCGACTTCTACGCAGCGCTCGATTCCGCAGTCACCAAGCTGGAAAACCGGCTGCGGAGGACACACGACCGGAGGCGCGTGCACTACGGGCGCAGCCGACCGGAATCGGTCGCCGAAGCGACCTCTGTACTGCCGGGTGGTACCTCCCCGGCCGCCGCCAGTCCCGCCGCGCGTACCGCGGTGTTGGACGCACCCGAAGCCGAACCGCACACGAACGGCTTCGCGAGTGCCGACGAGATCGCCCTGCCCCAGCAGCAGAGCTGGGCCGACGACGACCTGGGCCACCAGCCCGGCCGCGTCGTCCGCGAGAAGCAGCACACCGCTGATCCGATGACGGTGGACCAGGCTCTCTACGAGATGGAGCTGGTCGGCCACGATTTCTACCTCTTCAACGACTCCGACGCGGGCCGGCCCAGCGTGGTCTACCGGCGGAAAGGCTTCGACTACGGCGTGATCCGGCTCGGCTGA
- the secA gene encoding preprotein translocase subunit SecA yields the protein MVLNRLLRAGEGKMVKRLRNIADHINTLEDDVKDLTDAELRAKTDEFRKRHAGGESLDDLLPEAFSVAREAAKRVLGQRHFDVQLMGGAALHLGQVAEMKTGEGKTLTCVLAAYLNAIPGKGVHVVTTNDYLAKRDSEWMGRIHRFLGLEVGVILSEQQPDVRRSQYNADVTYGTNNEFGFDYLRDNMAWSLDDCVQRGHNFAIVDEVDSILIDEARTPLIISGPADQSSRWYVEFARLAPLMNGIDTTTMGSRERVEKTNLINSKYHYEVDVRKRTVAVTEKGVRFVEDQLGIENLYEAANTPLVGYLNNALKVQELFHRDKDYIVRNGEVAIVDEFTGRVLHGRRYNEGMHQAIEAKEKVEIKAENQTLATITLQNYFRLYGKLSGMTGTAETEAAEFHQTYKLGVVPIPTNRPMVRADQPDLIYKTEEAKYEAVAEDIAERHEKGQPVLVGTTSVEKSERLSKLLVKLSVPHEVLNAKHHDREALIVARAGQKGAVTVATNMAGRGTDIVLGGNPDLIADHVLREQGLDPVEHSEEYEAAWPAILEKVKEESKAEAEMVRDAGGLYVLGTERHESRRIDNQLRGRSGRQGDPGESRFYLSLGDELMRRFNATMVERVMTTMRLPDDVPIEHKMVSKAIKSAQTQVEQINMEQRKDVLKYDEVMNEQRKVIYAERHRVLAGESLRDQIEGMLVDVVNAYVDGATANGYAEDWDHEKLWTALKTLYPVSLDWDDLLEDGDLDASTLREALVQDARDAYDKREAEINALVGPEGMRTLEGQVMLTVLDRKWREHLYEMDYLKQGIGMRALAQRDPLIEYQREGFDMFRAMLDSLKEEAVGFLFNLQVERAEAPPAEDAAALPAGVGTGNGQAVPEGRHARPAPPQPPTTDTESVPAALRGKGLGGNSQQSGLTLSGPGEDGEVEAHAEEAGDSTGGSGATRRDRRAAQRDAAKKGKKGPRR from the coding sequence ATGGTGCTGAACCGCCTGCTCCGCGCGGGCGAGGGCAAGATGGTGAAGCGGCTGCGCAACATCGCCGATCACATCAACACCCTCGAAGACGACGTCAAGGACCTGACCGACGCCGAGCTGCGGGCCAAGACGGACGAGTTCCGCAAGCGGCACGCGGGCGGGGAGTCCCTGGACGACCTGCTGCCGGAAGCCTTCTCGGTCGCCCGGGAGGCGGCCAAGCGGGTGCTCGGCCAGCGGCACTTCGACGTCCAGCTGATGGGCGGTGCCGCCCTGCACCTGGGCCAGGTCGCCGAGATGAAGACCGGTGAGGGCAAGACCCTGACCTGCGTCCTCGCGGCGTACCTCAACGCCATCCCCGGCAAGGGCGTGCACGTCGTCACGACGAACGACTACCTGGCCAAGCGCGACTCGGAGTGGATGGGCCGCATCCACCGCTTCCTCGGGCTCGAGGTCGGCGTCATCCTGTCGGAGCAGCAGCCGGACGTCCGGCGCAGCCAGTACAACGCCGACGTCACCTACGGCACGAACAACGAGTTCGGCTTCGACTACCTGCGCGACAACATGGCGTGGAGCCTGGACGACTGCGTCCAGCGCGGGCACAACTTCGCCATCGTCGACGAGGTGGACTCGATCCTCATCGACGAGGCGCGGACGCCGCTGATCATCTCGGGCCCGGCGGACCAGTCGTCGCGCTGGTACGTCGAGTTCGCGCGGCTCGCCCCGCTGATGAACGGCATCGACACCACCACGATGGGGTCGCGCGAGCGGGTCGAGAAGACGAACCTGATCAACTCGAAGTACCACTACGAGGTCGACGTCCGGAAGCGCACGGTGGCCGTCACCGAGAAGGGCGTCCGGTTCGTCGAGGACCAGCTCGGCATCGAAAACCTGTACGAGGCCGCGAACACCCCGCTGGTCGGCTACCTGAACAACGCGCTGAAGGTCCAGGAGCTCTTCCACCGCGACAAGGACTACATCGTCCGCAACGGTGAAGTCGCGATCGTCGACGAGTTCACCGGCCGCGTGCTGCACGGACGCCGCTACAACGAGGGCATGCACCAGGCGATCGAGGCCAAGGAAAAGGTCGAGATCAAGGCCGAGAACCAGACCCTCGCCACGATCACGCTGCAGAACTACTTCCGGCTCTACGGCAAGCTTTCGGGCATGACCGGTACGGCCGAGACCGAGGCCGCAGAGTTCCACCAGACCTACAAGCTGGGTGTGGTGCCGATCCCGACGAACCGGCCGATGGTCCGCGCCGACCAGCCGGACCTGATCTACAAGACCGAAGAGGCGAAGTACGAGGCGGTCGCCGAGGACATCGCCGAGCGGCACGAGAAGGGCCAGCCGGTCCTGGTCGGCACGACCAGCGTCGAGAAGTCCGAGCGCCTGTCGAAGCTGCTGGTGAAGCTGAGCGTGCCGCACGAGGTGCTGAACGCGAAGCACCACGATCGTGAGGCGCTGATCGTCGCCCGCGCCGGCCAGAAGGGCGCCGTCACGGTCGCCACGAACATGGCGGGCCGCGGTACCGACATCGTGCTGGGTGGCAACCCCGACCTGATCGCCGACCACGTGCTGCGCGAGCAGGGCCTGGACCCGGTCGAGCACTCCGAGGAGTACGAAGCCGCCTGGCCGGCCATCCTCGAGAAGGTCAAGGAAGAGTCGAAGGCCGAGGCCGAGATGGTCCGCGACGCGGGCGGCCTGTACGTCCTGGGCACCGAGCGGCACGAGTCGCGCCGCATCGACAACCAGCTCCGCGGCCGGTCCGGCCGGCAGGGTGACCCGGGCGAGTCCCGCTTCTACCTGTCGCTCGGTGACGAGCTCATGCGCCGCTTCAACGCGACCATGGTCGAGCGCGTCATGACGACCATGCGGCTGCCCGACGACGTGCCGATCGAGCACAAGATGGTCTCCAAGGCCATCAAGAGCGCGCAGACCCAGGTCGAGCAGATCAACATGGAGCAGCGCAAGGACGTCCTCAAGTACGACGAGGTCATGAACGAGCAGCGCAAGGTGATCTACGCCGAGCGCCACCGCGTCCTGGCCGGCGAGAGCCTGCGCGACCAGATCGAGGGCATGCTCGTCGACGTCGTCAACGCCTACGTGGACGGCGCGACGGCGAACGGTTACGCCGAGGACTGGGACCACGAGAAGCTGTGGACGGCGCTGAAGACGCTGTACCCGGTCAGCCTCGACTGGGACGACCTGCTGGAGGACGGTGACCTCGACGCGAGCACGCTGCGCGAGGCGCTGGTGCAGGACGCCCGCGACGCCTACGACAAGCGCGAAGCGGAGATCAACGCGCTCGTCGGCCCGGAAGGCATGCGGACCCTGGAGGGCCAGGTCATGCTGACGGTCCTCGACCGCAAGTGGCGCGAGCACCTCTACGAGATGGACTACCTCAAGCAGGGCATCGGCATGCGGGCGCTCGCGCAGCGCGACCCGCTGATCGAGTACCAGCGCGAGGGCTTCGACATGTTCCGCGCGATGCTCGACTCGTTGAAGGAGGAGGCTGTCGGCTTCCTGTTCAACCTGCAGGTCGAGCGGGCCGAAGCGCCGCCCGCCGAGGACGCCGCCGCGCTGCCGGCGGGCGTCGGCACCGGCAACGGCCAGGCCGTGCCGGAGGGCCGCCACGCGCGGCCGGCGCCGCCGCAGCCGCCGACGACCGACACCGAGTCCGTCCCGGCCGCGCTGCGCGGCAAGGGCCTCGGCGGCAACAGCCAGCAGTCGGGGCTGACGTTGTCCGGCCCGGGTGAGGACGGCGAGGTCGAGGCGCACGCCGAGGAAGCGGGCGACTCCACGGGCGGCAGCGGCGCCACCCGCCGGGACCGCCGGGCCGCCCAGCGTGACGCGGCCAAGAAGGGCAAGAAGGGCCCGCGTCGCTGA
- a CDS encoding ComF family protein — MGFEAETVGGGRDTFRMFLDALLDLLIPSRCAACGARGEPCCARCGGVWGAVREVARVPTAGLVRVFSLARYTGVGRRLLIAYKERGRRDLAPALGTALAEALVVLPLRATGAGTVSASVPQLAEQGTGTGSTRQPPDRPRVADDAVAYGQPGLVRAVGTTFVRLPPDEARSAVFAHRPPGLTRAASHNQPSDLAQSAGPPPGTRKICLVPAPSRPAASRVRGGPHVERLAEAAAKVLSARGFEVAVAPALELAGSARDAVGLGHAQRAANLAGRLRFREAGRPPPGFPVVVLDDVVTTGATAAACVRVLAAEGIAVSAVLTLLTAG; from the coding sequence GTGGGCTTCGAGGCCGAAACTGTCGGTGGTGGTCGCGACACTTTCCGTATGTTCCTCGACGCGCTTCTCGACCTGTTGATCCCCAGCCGCTGCGCCGCCTGCGGAGCCCGCGGCGAGCCTTGTTGCGCCCGCTGCGGGGGCGTCTGGGGCGCGGTGAGGGAGGTGGCCCGCGTGCCCACGGCGGGGTTGGTCCGGGTGTTCTCCCTGGCCCGCTACACCGGAGTCGGCCGGCGGTTGTTGATCGCGTACAAGGAGCGGGGGCGCCGTGACCTGGCACCGGCCCTCGGGACGGCGCTGGCGGAGGCGCTGGTCGTGTTGCCCCTGCGGGCAACCGGTGCCGGAACCGTTTCCGCATCTGTTCCACAGCTTGCGGAACAGGGCACTGGAACCGGTTCCACACGGCAGCCGCCGGACCGGCCTCGGGTTGCCGACGATGCTGTCGCGTACGGGCAACCTGGCCTGGTCCGCGCGGTGGGAACCACGTTCGTCCGGCTGCCGCCGGACGAAGCCCGGAGCGCAGTGTTCGCGCACCGGCCACCCGGGCTGACCCGCGCCGCGTCCCACAACCAGCCATCGGACCTGGCCCAGAGCGCCGGCCCACCTCCCGGAACCCGCAAGATCTGCCTGGTCCCGGCACCGAGCCGGCCAGCCGCGTCCCGGGTACGCGGTGGCCCCCACGTCGAGCGTCTGGCCGAAGCCGCGGCGAAGGTCTTGTCCGCCCGCGGCTTCGAAGTGGCCGTCGCACCAGCGCTGGAGCTGGCCGGAAGCGCCCGCGACGCCGTCGGGCTCGGCCACGCCCAGCGCGCCGCCAACCTGGCCGGCCGTCTCCGATTCCGCGAGGCCGGACGCCCACCACCCGGATTCCCGGTGGTGGTCCTGGACGACGTCGTGACCACCGGCGCCACCGCAGCCGCATGCGTGCGCGTATTGGCCGCAGAGGGCATCGCGGTCTCGGCCGTCCTCACCCTGCTCACGGCCGGGTGA